A section of the Kribbella sp. HUAS MG21 genome encodes:
- a CDS encoding LamG-like jellyroll fold domain-containing protein, which produces MDRRRRRRVRRRRVLTGLLVAVSMLLVTAMPQPPTFGPVDFKLSRLWSWLTGPQAHAVAATDPVGPVQQSGTAAGKDHYVGYADTKAPGGAGRAPDPAPAERQVGRFQQRTTPESKGFEPGRSVRIAKDSSAGSDLFANPDGSYTRQVSQGTVNFQDSDGAWQKIDARLTSTGERLGQRANGLGLQFARRGDDRLVSASFDGVGFGYSLRGAAGVPARIAEYSVTYPWVLPGTDLVVESRESGVKESIVLRQRSAVHEWVFPLQLKGLVATLDASGGVELTDAKGVVRGRIPPGLMHDSKFDNSSGEFITSSAVRYELVQVDRGVGLKVIADEQWLNAPERVYPVTVDPTVEFMNTSDTYMYYGNDVDHSGEDNLAVGTWDGGTHRGKALMAFSGFGSTFNGQRITSARLYLFLTWQGSCTAQPYTVHRVNESWSQSTVRYGSVNYDGPAFGAAIGTQTPTNFSQACTNTGGDRTVGEWTSVALDKATLDGWLNGTIPNYGLLVNASPTRTSDFKRFTSRNGPSGAVCDSHTCAPFLSVSYTPNKAPQIDAQYPPRDYQATSLTPELLARGHDPDVWPKAMQYNFKVNDASGALVATSGWTSSSSWMVPAGKLQWSKTYYWWVVSYDGWAASPDPLNVAYYYPLSTPPPQPLLTSGLSQDGGGRGFEPSVGNYTTQAMDAQVATVGPALAIQRSYNSRDPRTGSAFGAGWSTLLDAAVVERFTTVNAQTAVITYPTGTDVAFGRNADGSFTPPSGRFSVLTAVTGGYSLLDKDGTTYLFTRRVSGTAGSTAAYALTSIKDSAGRALTLTYDAAGRIEKISATASARALHFTWSTPAGASKAHVATVATDPAVAGDSSSVAIWSYTYNGDQLTKVCPPTDATHCTTYEYGTGSQYPTALLDAGPQSYWRLSEAAGAAKAASTVLDNAGTDAATYRNVTLGQAGSLPGSSATAAGFNGSSSYIEMPSKLVTAASYQTLSMWFRTTTPEGVLFSYQKDPITNVTTAGNYVPALYVGTSGKLHAELWNGSSSGAITSPSPVTDGAWHHVVLAAAGDVQTLYLDGTAVGTLSGLIKLADANSTAHEYVGAGFIGGNWPDQPHQNTTGQGFATYFTGTITDVALFDRTLTAADVASLRGAASAAAHPLTKIIRPSGATGAQISYDPVSGVVTQVTDEHSGTWKISSPTVTGSSQIYAASVLSGGPADYLRMNETGVSEAVNEVNGGIATYNAVTLGTPGPFADATAAKFNGTASYVELPATEIPGTAPNSVSMWFTMPSGSTKGGVLYGYQSMSMDDVDATGSWVPALYVGVDGKLRGGFWTGSTANVLTTASSVADGKWHHVALAASSTSQSLYLDGTLVGTRNATRVAPSTAPAYAYLGAGKWSSAWAGSDGDSAGYFPGSIGEFAFFTSQLTAAQVADQVAAGKNAAANAAGAALAKKIVVTDPLNATTTYLYDVNNGDRQVAEIWTDRGSERQTTYGYKDGFLRTVTDPNGNVTTSEHDARGNTISEQTCQDRSAGKCSTVYYSYYLNTASALDPRNGQLTEVRDGRSAGATDTTYLTRFEYDAAGNKTKTTDALGRSARIDYTDGTTVAAADGGFAPAGLPWRITSPGGQVQTTTYFANGDVAQVTDPAGLVTKFAYDGLGRAVSKTEISSGYPAGLVTKVAYDKLGRITRQTDPATTNRVTGVVHTAVTTTAYNEDGQILQQTVSDATGGDQPRTLKNSYDALGHVATATDAGGNLSTFGYDLYGNMTKEVDEEGVETRYAYDANGHLLTTTLVGYTGDPNNPSPAADLVTESRAYDPAGRLASITDAMGFVTAYTYTDNNLEVAVIRRNADGSQSFVTEQTEYDAAGNVIKERTNNNTTETTYTVDAVGRVTDETVDPNGVARKTVYSYDNDDQVTMKSYGDYTGYFGAVGSTYDTAGRVTSDFVRSSGPLSPAGWWKLNATKGTNVVDSSDHDFTATATSGVTWSGGAAAFNGSTGWATTAERVLDTTESFTVTAWAKLGTNTTTQSVVSQDANVNSGFELQYLKTENRWSFTRNLTDATAAPSATAQSTAAPTLNTWTHLVGVYNAVDGKMTLYVNGAAQGTAADTTPIASSGSLAIGRSKYNGTTEAPFSGSVAQVQVYQRPLSASDVSSLYGRGWSEARPLGDVINRTTYTYDQRGLPLSETDPLGNIEHYEYDESGNVAVTTGAAVAAESNGGTPVSARPVTTTGYDTFGDEVELRDPDGTVTVITRDTSGRPVTTRLPNYTPPGGSPITATSSTTFGPSGTVTSTTDALGHVTRYTYDQFGRLSKTVEPNGGVTTYAYDLNDDLLRTVNPVGAYSQSTYDYLGRKITDSRFERAGSSTFTTSYAYSSAGFLQRETQPSGSYVTYTTNAVGDVITRTDAAGNSTQYGYDHLSRPVVVTAPDGSKRRTVYDEPGNNTMAKAYDSSGRFISKISATYDANGNQLSTTDALGRTTTFTYDATGLVIGETQPVSATESITTSFGYDLQGRRTRYTDGRGNKHLSTYNSWGLPESQIEPATSANPNDRTWTTAYDAAGRAAKLTQPGGVVVSNAYDAVGNLVSQTGTGAEATTADRTFGYDLAGQLTSMRAGTGTDTFAYNDRGLLTTTAGPSGSSSFGYTADGLMASRTDASGTSTYSYDAVNRLSNATVAATGQSVSYAYDVQSRVTKLTYGNGNTRSFGYDSASRLTSDILKTPAGTTVASIAYGYDLNGQETSKTTTGFSGAAAHTYTYDWAGRLTSWNNGSTTTSYAYDASGNRTRVGATTMVYDERDQLVSDGSTSYTYTARGTLKSAVTGSTTQALSSDAYGQQTAIGSQTYTYDSLGRVLTAGSTALTYSGLDNDVAGDGTATYSRGPDGGVLGVRPVGGTGVFAWTDQHTDLVGQFTSAGATLAGSVAFDPFGTKTATAGTIGKLGYQSEWTDNVTNRVNMHARWYNPATRQFDNRDTVDNDPVPDSIDANHYQYGDGNPLQTIDPTGHWGWNPFKAVKKAAHKARKAVSSTASRYIKSSWRAATHVVRHAVHHVKKAVHKAKRVVHRAYRSVKHTVHRAVHYAKKTYKRAVSTVKHTYHRVKHSVAKHINHIKSRVKHTYHRIKQSGQRIVHKVTKTVKQVANTVKDAHYAAAKWVKEHKDTLIQVAAIVAGVAAGIACTAVTAGAGAVACAVGAAALINLGKDAAQGNIHSFKDALGSLGHGAVQGSIGAFTGGVGGIVAGKIAGALGGFGAKVGGRMLAGFTGGAVSDTATQLATTRRVDWTGVAIAAGVGTIGLRRPRGRGADDDPAPTHPSGRELRATTGDTSNSAHVAEELKDEVEAKWKRQTAEQSLMKTVTEQSHNYPGQMESGIVGLTSVEGSIPLMVVAVATRVKLWTNRGAP; this is translated from the coding sequence ATGGACCGTCGCCGCCGCCGCCGTGTCCGTCGCCGTCGCGTGCTGACAGGCCTGCTCGTCGCAGTCTCGATGCTGCTGGTCACCGCGATGCCGCAACCGCCGACCTTCGGTCCGGTGGACTTCAAGCTGAGCCGGCTGTGGTCGTGGTTGACCGGGCCGCAGGCGCATGCCGTAGCCGCGACCGATCCGGTAGGTCCGGTGCAGCAGAGCGGAACGGCCGCAGGCAAGGACCACTATGTCGGGTACGCCGACACGAAGGCACCGGGCGGGGCGGGACGGGCACCGGACCCGGCCCCGGCGGAACGGCAGGTGGGCAGGTTTCAGCAGCGGACGACACCCGAGAGCAAGGGTTTCGAACCCGGCCGGAGCGTGCGGATCGCGAAGGACTCGAGCGCGGGTTCCGACCTGTTCGCGAACCCGGACGGCTCCTACACCCGGCAGGTGTCCCAGGGCACCGTCAACTTCCAGGACTCCGACGGCGCCTGGCAGAAGATCGACGCGCGACTGACGTCGACGGGGGAGCGGCTCGGACAGCGGGCGAACGGGCTGGGGCTGCAGTTCGCGCGTCGAGGCGACGACCGGCTGGTGTCGGCGTCTTTCGACGGAGTCGGGTTCGGCTACTCGCTGCGTGGCGCGGCCGGCGTCCCGGCACGGATCGCGGAGTACTCGGTGACCTACCCCTGGGTACTGCCTGGGACCGACCTCGTCGTGGAGTCGCGGGAGAGCGGGGTCAAGGAGTCGATCGTGCTGCGTCAGCGCAGCGCTGTGCACGAGTGGGTCTTCCCGCTCCAGCTGAAAGGGCTCGTCGCCACCCTCGACGCCAGTGGCGGTGTCGAGCTCACCGATGCGAAGGGCGTGGTCAGGGGCCGCATTCCCCCGGGCCTGATGCACGACTCCAAGTTCGACAACTCCAGTGGAGAGTTCATCACGTCGAGCGCCGTCCGCTACGAACTCGTACAGGTTGATCGCGGCGTCGGCCTGAAGGTGATCGCGGACGAGCAATGGCTCAACGCTCCCGAGCGCGTGTACCCCGTGACGGTCGACCCGACCGTGGAGTTCATGAACACCTCCGACACCTACATGTACTACGGCAACGACGTCGACCACTCCGGCGAGGACAACCTCGCGGTCGGTACCTGGGACGGGGGCACGCATCGGGGCAAGGCGCTGATGGCGTTCTCGGGTTTCGGCAGCACGTTCAACGGGCAGCGGATCACGTCGGCCCGGTTGTACCTGTTCCTGACCTGGCAGGGCAGCTGCACCGCGCAGCCGTACACCGTGCATCGGGTCAACGAGTCGTGGTCGCAGAGCACCGTCCGCTACGGCAGCGTGAACTACGACGGCCCGGCGTTCGGCGCCGCGATCGGAACGCAGACGCCGACGAACTTCTCGCAGGCGTGTACCAACACCGGTGGCGACCGGACGGTCGGCGAGTGGACGAGCGTCGCGTTGGACAAGGCGACACTCGACGGCTGGCTCAACGGCACGATCCCCAACTACGGCCTGCTGGTCAACGCGTCGCCGACCCGAACGAGCGACTTCAAGCGGTTCACCTCGCGCAACGGCCCGTCCGGTGCGGTCTGTGACAGCCACACCTGCGCGCCGTTCCTGTCGGTGTCCTACACGCCGAACAAGGCCCCGCAGATCGATGCGCAGTACCCGCCGCGCGACTATCAGGCGACCTCGCTGACGCCGGAGTTGCTGGCCCGGGGCCACGATCCGGACGTGTGGCCGAAAGCGATGCAGTACAACTTCAAGGTCAACGACGCGTCCGGTGCGCTGGTGGCCACCTCGGGGTGGACGAGTTCGTCGAGCTGGATGGTGCCGGCGGGGAAGTTGCAGTGGTCGAAGACGTACTACTGGTGGGTGGTGTCGTACGACGGCTGGGCCGCCAGCCCCGACCCGCTGAACGTCGCGTACTACTACCCACTGTCGACACCACCTCCACAGCCGCTGCTGACCTCGGGCCTGTCGCAGGACGGTGGCGGGCGCGGCTTCGAACCCAGCGTCGGCAACTACACCACCCAGGCCATGGACGCCCAGGTCGCGACAGTCGGTCCGGCGCTGGCGATCCAGCGGTCGTACAACAGCCGCGACCCGCGCACCGGTTCGGCGTTCGGCGCGGGCTGGTCGACACTGCTCGACGCCGCTGTCGTCGAGCGGTTCACGACGGTGAACGCGCAGACCGCGGTGATCACGTATCCGACGGGGACGGACGTGGCGTTCGGCCGCAACGCCGATGGGAGCTTCACCCCGCCGTCCGGCCGGTTCTCGGTGCTGACCGCGGTGACGGGCGGGTATTCGTTGCTGGACAAGGACGGCACGACGTATCTGTTCACCCGGCGAGTGTCGGGGACCGCGGGCAGTACCGCAGCCTACGCGCTGACGTCGATCAAGGATTCGGCCGGCCGGGCGCTGACGTTGACGTACGACGCGGCGGGTCGGATCGAGAAGATCTCGGCCACGGCGTCCGCTCGGGCGTTGCATTTCACCTGGTCGACGCCCGCAGGCGCGAGCAAGGCCCACGTCGCCACGGTCGCGACCGACCCCGCCGTCGCGGGCGATTCGAGCTCCGTTGCCATCTGGTCGTACACGTACAACGGTGACCAACTGACCAAGGTGTGCCCGCCGACCGACGCCACACACTGCACGACGTACGAGTACGGCACCGGTTCGCAGTACCCGACGGCGTTGCTCGATGCTGGTCCACAGTCGTACTGGCGGTTGTCGGAGGCGGCGGGTGCGGCCAAGGCGGCCAGCACTGTGCTGGACAACGCCGGGACCGACGCAGCGACGTACCGGAACGTGACGCTGGGGCAGGCCGGATCGCTGCCCGGATCGTCGGCGACAGCGGCCGGATTCAACGGCAGTTCCTCGTACATCGAAATGCCTTCCAAGCTGGTGACCGCGGCGAGCTACCAGACCCTCAGCATGTGGTTCAGGACCACGACGCCCGAAGGAGTGCTGTTCAGTTACCAGAAGGACCCGATCACGAACGTCACCACTGCCGGCAACTACGTTCCGGCTCTGTACGTCGGCACCAGCGGGAAGCTGCACGCGGAACTCTGGAACGGCTCCTCGTCCGGCGCCATCACCTCGCCCAGCCCGGTCACCGACGGCGCCTGGCACCATGTGGTGCTGGCGGCGGCCGGCGACGTCCAGACGCTCTACCTCGACGGGACCGCGGTCGGCACGCTGTCCGGGCTGATCAAACTGGCCGACGCGAACAGCACAGCGCACGAGTACGTCGGAGCCGGGTTCATCGGCGGCAACTGGCCCGACCAGCCCCACCAGAACACCACCGGCCAAGGATTCGCCACCTACTTCACCGGCACGATCACCGACGTGGCCCTGTTCGACCGCACCCTCACCGCTGCCGACGTGGCGAGTCTGCGAGGTGCGGCCTCGGCGGCGGCGCACCCGCTGACGAAGATCATCCGGCCGTCGGGCGCGACGGGCGCGCAGATCTCGTACGACCCGGTCAGCGGTGTCGTGACGCAGGTGACCGACGAACACAGCGGCACCTGGAAGATCAGCAGCCCGACGGTCACGGGGTCGTCCCAGATCTACGCGGCGTCGGTGCTGTCCGGCGGTCCGGCCGACTATCTGCGGATGAACGAGACCGGTGTCTCCGAGGCGGTCAACGAGGTCAACGGCGGGATCGCGACGTACAACGCGGTGACCCTCGGCACGCCGGGACCGTTCGCCGACGCGACGGCGGCGAAGTTCAACGGCACCGCCTCCTACGTGGAGCTTCCGGCGACGGAGATCCCCGGAACCGCGCCGAACTCGGTGTCGATGTGGTTCACCATGCCGTCGGGATCGACCAAGGGCGGTGTGCTGTACGGCTACCAGAGCATGTCCATGGATGATGTGGACGCGACCGGCAGTTGGGTGCCGGCGCTCTATGTCGGCGTGGACGGAAAACTTCGCGGTGGTTTCTGGACCGGAAGCACCGCGAACGTCCTCACCACCGCGAGTTCGGTGGCCGACGGCAAATGGCACCACGTCGCGTTGGCCGCGAGCAGCACCAGCCAGTCCCTCTACCTGGACGGAACGCTGGTCGGCACCCGCAACGCGACCCGGGTCGCACCCTCGACCGCGCCCGCGTACGCCTACCTCGGCGCCGGGAAGTGGTCGTCGGCCTGGGCCGGGTCGGACGGGGACTCGGCGGGCTACTTCCCGGGGTCGATCGGCGAGTTCGCGTTCTTCACCTCGCAGCTGACCGCGGCGCAGGTCGCCGACCAGGTCGCGGCCGGGAAGAACGCGGCGGCGAACGCGGCGGGCGCGGCCCTGGCGAAGAAGATCGTGGTGACGGATCCGCTGAACGCGACGACCACCTACCTCTACGACGTGAACAACGGCGATCGGCAGGTGGCCGAGATCTGGACCGACCGCGGCTCCGAGCGGCAGACGACGTACGGCTACAAGGACGGCTTCCTGCGGACGGTGACCGACCCGAACGGGAACGTGACGACCAGTGAACACGATGCCCGGGGCAACACGATCTCGGAGCAGACCTGCCAGGATCGGTCGGCCGGCAAATGCTCCACCGTCTATTACTCGTACTACCTCAACACTGCCTCGGCCCTCGATCCTCGCAACGGTCAGCTGACCGAGGTCCGCGACGGCCGGTCGGCCGGTGCGACCGACACCACGTATCTGACGAGGTTCGAGTACGACGCGGCGGGCAACAAGACGAAGACCACCGACGCGCTGGGCCGTAGCGCCAGGATCGACTACACCGACGGGACGACGGTCGCGGCGGCCGACGGCGGGTTCGCCCCGGCCGGACTGCCGTGGCGGATCACCTCACCGGGCGGCCAGGTGCAGACCACGACGTACTTCGCCAACGGTGACGTGGCGCAGGTGACCGACCCCGCTGGGCTGGTGACCAAGTTCGCGTACGACGGACTGGGCCGTGCGGTGTCGAAGACCGAGATCTCGAGCGGATATCCGGCCGGGCTCGTGACGAAGGTGGCGTACGACAAGCTAGGCCGCATCACCCGGCAAACCGACCCGGCGACCACCAACCGAGTGACCGGGGTGGTGCACACCGCGGTCACCACGACGGCCTACAACGAGGACGGGCAGATCCTGCAGCAGACCGTGAGCGACGCCACCGGCGGCGACCAGCCGCGGACGCTCAAGAACAGCTACGACGCCCTGGGGCACGTCGCGACGGCGACCGACGCCGGCGGCAATCTGTCGACGTTCGGCTACGACCTCTACGGGAACATGACCAAAGAGGTCGACGAGGAGGGGGTCGAGACGCGGTACGCGTACGACGCGAACGGGCACCTGCTGACCACCACGCTCGTCGGCTACACGGGAGATCCGAACAACCCGAGCCCCGCGGCGGACCTCGTGACCGAGTCGCGGGCGTACGACCCGGCTGGACGGCTCGCCTCGATCACCGACGCGATGGGTTTCGTCACGGCGTACACCTACACCGACAACAACCTCGAGGTCGCGGTGATCCGGCGAAACGCTGACGGCAGCCAGTCGTTCGTCACGGAGCAGACCGAGTACGACGCGGCCGGGAACGTGATCAAGGAACGCACCAACAACAACACCACCGAGACCACCTACACCGTCGACGCCGTCGGCCGGGTCACCGACGAGACGGTGGATCCCAACGGCGTCGCCCGCAAGACGGTGTACTCCTACGACAACGACGACCAGGTCACCATGAAGTCGTACGGCGACTACACCGGCTACTTCGGGGCTGTGGGCAGCACCTACGACACCGCGGGCCGGGTCACGTCCGACTTCGTGCGTTCGTCCGGACCGCTGTCACCGGCCGGCTGGTGGAAGCTCAACGCGACCAAAGGCACGAACGTGGTCGACAGCTCCGACCACGACTTCACCGCGACCGCGACGAGCGGTGTCACCTGGTCCGGCGGCGCGGCGGCGTTCAACGGCAGCACCGGCTGGGCCACCACGGCCGAGCGCGTCCTGGACACCACCGAGAGCTTCACCGTCACGGCCTGGGCCAAGCTCGGGACGAACACCACGACCCAGTCCGTCGTGTCGCAGGACGCGAACGTCAACTCCGGCTTCGAACTGCAGTACCTGAAGACGGAGAACAGGTGGTCGTTCACCAGGAATCTGACCGACGCGACCGCGGCGCCCTCCGCGACGGCGCAGTCCACTGCCGCGCCGACCCTGAACACGTGGACCCACCTCGTCGGCGTCTACAACGCCGTCGACGGCAAGATGACCCTCTACGTCAACGGCGCCGCCCAGGGCACGGCCGCCGACACCACGCCGATCGCCTCGAGCGGGTCGCTCGCGATCGGCCGCTCGAAGTACAACGGGACGACCGAGGCGCCGTTCAGCGGGTCCGTCGCCCAGGTCCAGGTCTACCAGCGGCCGCTGTCGGCGTCGGACGTGTCCAGCCTGTACGGCCGGGGGTGGTCCGAGGCCCGGCCCCTCGGCGACGTCATCAACCGCACCACCTACACCTATGACCAGCGTGGCCTGCCGTTGTCCGAGACGGACCCGCTCGGCAACATCGAGCACTACGAGTACGACGAGTCCGGCAACGTCGCGGTCACTACCGGTGCGGCGGTCGCCGCGGAGTCCAACGGTGGTACGCCGGTCAGCGCGCGACCCGTCACCACCACCGGCTACGACACCTTCGGCGACGAGGTCGAACTGCGAGACCCGGACGGCACAGTCACCGTCATCACCCGGGACACGTCCGGTCGGCCGGTGACCACGCGACTGCCGAACTACACGCCCCCCGGCGGCTCGCCCATCACCGCGACGTCGTCCACGACGTTCGGCCCGTCCGGCACCGTCACCTCGACCACCGACGCACTGGGACACGTCACCAGGTACACGTACGACCAGTTCGGCCGCCTGTCGAAGACGGTCGAACCGAACGGCGGCGTGACGACGTACGCGTACGACTTGAACGACGACCTGCTCAGGACGGTCAACCCCGTGGGCGCCTACAGCCAGTCGACCTACGACTATCTCGGGCGCAAAATCACCGACTCGCGCTTCGAGCGAGCCGGCTCCAGCACGTTCACCACGTCGTACGCGTACAGCAGCGCCGGGTTCCTGCAGCGGGAGACCCAGCCGTCCGGGTCGTACGTCACCTACACCACCAACGCCGTCGGTGACGTGATCACGCGGACCGACGCCGCCGGCAACTCCACCCAGTACGGGTACGACCACCTGAGCCGGCCGGTGGTCGTCACCGCGCCCGACGGGTCGAAGCGCCGGACCGTGTACGACGAACCGGGCAACAACACCATGGCCAAGGCGTACGACTCGTCAGGCCGGTTCATCTCGAAGATCTCGGCGACGTACGATGCCAACGGCAACCAGTTGAGCACGACCGACGCGCTCGGGCGCACCACGACGTTCACGTACGACGCGACGGGGCTGGTGATCGGGGAGACGCAGCCGGTCTCGGCGACCGAGTCGATCACCACGTCGTTCGGGTACGACCTGCAGGGCCGTCGGACCCGGTACACCGACGGGCGCGGGAACAAGCACCTGTCCACCTACAACTCGTGGGGTCTGCCGGAGTCGCAGATCGAGCCGGCGACCTCGGCGAACCCGAACGACCGCACCTGGACAACCGCGTACGACGCGGCCGGCCGCGCGGCGAAGCTGACACAGCCCGGCGGCGTGGTCGTCAGCAACGCGTACGACGCGGTCGGCAACCTGGTCTCGCAGACGGGCACCGGGGCCGAGGCCACCACGGCGGACCGGACCTTCGGCTACGACCTGGCCGGGCAGCTCACCTCGATGAGAGCCGGGACGGGAACCGACACCTTCGCGTACAACGACCGAGGCCTGCTCACCACGACAGCCGGGCCTTCGGGAAGCTCCTCCTTCGGCTACACCGCGGATGGTCTGATGGCATCGCGGACGGACGCCTCGGGAACCAGTACGTACTCCTACGACGCGGTGAACCGGCTGTCGAACGCGACGGTGGCCGCCACCGGCCAGTCGGTTTCGTACGCGTACGACGTCCAGTCGCGGGTGACCAAGCTGACCTACGGCAACGGCAACACGAGGAGCTTCGGCTACGACAGTGCCAGCCGCCTCACGTCGGACATCTTGAAGACGCCGGCCGGGACGACGGTCGCGTCGATCGCGTACGGGTACGACCTCAACGGGCAGGAGACGTCGAAGACGACGACCGGGTTCTCCGGAGCGGCCGCTCACACCTACACCTACGACTGGGCCGGTCGGCTGACCTCGTGGAACAACGGCTCGACGACCACGAGCTATGCATATGACGCGTCCGGCAACCGCACACGGGTCGGCGCGACGACCATGGTCTACGACGAACGCGATCAGCTGGTGAGCGACGGATCGACGAGCTACACCTACACCGCGCGGGGGACGTTGAAGTCGGCCGTCACCGGGTCGACGACGCAGGCCCTCTCGAGCGACGCGTATGGGCAGCAGACGGCGATAGGGTCGCAGACGTACACCTATGACAGCCTGGGCCGGGTGCTGACGGCCGGGTCGACGGCGTTGACCTATTCCGGCCTGGACAACGACGTTGCCGGAGACGGTACGGCGACGTACAGCCGGGGCCCGGACGGTGGCGTGCTCGGCGTCCGGCCGGTCGGCGGCACAGGCGTGTTCGCCTGGACCGACCAGCACACCGATCTGGTCGGGCAGTTCACCTCGGCCGGCGCGACGCTGGCCGGGTCGGTGGCATTCGACCCGTTCGGCACGAAAACCGCGACCGCGGGCACCATCGGCAAGCTCGGCTACCAGTCGGAGTGGACCGACAACGTCACCAACCGGGTCAACATGCACGCCCGCTGGTACAACCCGGCGACCAGGCAGTTCGACAACCGTGACACCGTCGACAACGACCCGGTGCCGGACTCCATCGACGCGAACCACTATCAGTACGGCGACGGCAACCCCCTGCAGACGATCGACCCGACCGGGCACTGGGGCTGGAACCCGTTCAAGGCGGTGAAGAAGGCCGCCCACAAGGCAAGAAAGGCCGTGTCCTCCACGGCCAGCCGGTACATCAAATCGAGCTGGCGCGCGGCCACCCACGTGGTGCGTCACGCCGTCCATCACGTGAAGAAGGCGGTGCACAAGGCCAAGCGGGTCGTCCATCGCGCGTACCGGTCGGTCAAACACACTGTCCACCGAGCCGTGCACTACGCGAAGAAGACGTACAAGCGGGCCGTGAGCACGGTCAAACACACGTATCACCGGGTGAAGCACAGCGTCGCCAAGCACATCAACCACATCAAGAGCAGGGTCAAGCACACCTACCACCGGATCAAGCAATCCGGTCAACGAATCGTCCACAAGGTCACCAAAACCGTCAAACAGGTGGCCAACACCGTCAAGGACGCCCATTACGCAGCCGCGAAATGGGTGAAGGAGCACAAGGACACCCTGATCCAGGTCGCCGCGATCGTGGCCGGGGTGGCCGCGGGCATCGCCTGCACGGCCGTCACCGCCGGGGCCGGCGCGGTGGCCTGTGCCGTTGGCGCGGCCGCGCTGATCAACCTCGGCAAGGACGCTGCGCAGGGCAACATCCACAGCTTCAAGGACGCCCTCGGCTCACTTGGTCACGGCGCCGTCCAAGGCAGCATCGGCGCCTTCACCGGCGGTGTCGGCGGCATCGTCGCGGGCAAGATCGCCGGAGCACTCGGCGGCTTCGGTGCCAAGGTCGGCGGCCGGATGCTCGCCGGATTCACCGGTGGCGCCGTCAGCGACACCGCCACCCAGCTGGCCACCACGAGACGCGTGGACTGGACCGGCGTCGCGATCGCCGCCGGCGTCGGCACCATCGGTCTACGCCGACCCCGCGGACGCGGCGCCGACGACGATCCCGCGCCGACGCACCCGTCAGGCCGCGAGCTCCGTGCGACGACCGGCGACACATCGAACTCTGCCCACGTGGCAGAGGAACTCAAGGACGAGGTCGAAGCCAAATGGAAGCGGCAGACGGCGGAGCAGAGTTTGATGAAGACCGTGACGGAACAGTCGCACAACTACCCGGGGCAAATGGAGTCCGGCATCGTAGGCCTGACGTCGGTGGAGGGGAGCATCCCGCTGATGGTCGTAGCTGTCGCCACCAGGGTCAAGCTGTGGACAAATCGGGGTGCCCCGTAG
- a CDS encoding sigma-70 family RNA polymerase sigma factor: MDDWLVLRFEENRDRLRAVAYRILGSEPEAEDAVQETWIRLSRSDSATIDNLGGWLTTVVGRICLDMLRARRGRPEHPVGEHSPALADAVVPDPELEAVQADTVGLALLVVLETLSPAERLAFVLHDLFAVPFEEIAPIIGKSPAAARQIASRARRRVRGTTEPTDVDVVRQKEVVTAFLAAAREANFSGLLAVLDPEVVLRADAGAAAYGGSPVLAGAAGVAQQFSGRAAAAKLVLVDGMPGLVWMRRGEPLIVFSFTVVDGRVAAIDLRGDAEYLENVDLVPMKG, from the coding sequence GTGGACGACTGGCTCGTACTGCGGTTCGAGGAGAACCGGGACCGCCTGCGGGCCGTCGCGTACCGGATCCTCGGGTCCGAGCCGGAGGCCGAGGATGCGGTGCAGGAGACCTGGATCCGGCTCAGCCGCAGCGACAGCGCGACGATCGACAACCTGGGCGGCTGGCTGACCACCGTCGTCGGGCGGATCTGCCTGGACATGTTGCGCGCGCGGCGCGGCCGGCCCGAGCACCCGGTCGGCGAGCACTCCCCGGCGCTCGCCGATGCCGTCGTACCGGATCCGGAACTCGAAGCCGTGCAGGCGGACACGGTCGGCCTGGCGTTGCTCGTCGTACTCGAGACGTTGTCGCCGGCCGAGCGGCTGGCGTTCGTGCTGCACGACCTGTTCGCGGTGCCGTTCGAGGAGATCGCGCCGATCATCGGGAAGTCGCCCGCGGCCGCGCGGCAGATCGCGAGCCGGGCGCGCCGGCGGGTGCGCGGTACGACGGAACCGACCGACGTCGACGTGGTGCGGCAGAAGGAAGTCGTCACCGCGTTCCTTGCCGCCGCGCGGGAGGCGAACTTCTCCGGGTTGCTCGCGGTGCTGGATCCCGAGGTCGTACTGCGTGCCGATGCGGGCGCGGCGGCGTACGGCGGTTCGCCGGTGCTGGCCGGGGCGGCCGGGGTCGCGCAGCAGTTCTCGGGGCGGGCCGCGGCGGCGAAGCTGGTGCTGGTCGACGGGATGCCGGGCCTGGTGTGGATGCGACGGGGCGAACCGCTGATTGTGTTCTCTTTCACGGTGGTCGACGGGCGTGTCGCCGCGATCGATCTCCGGGGCGACGCGGAGTACCTGGAAAACGTCGATCTGGTGCCCATGAAGGGCTGA